TTTTAGGGCTTTTAGTTCAGGCCAGTCTTCCCCTTTCAACCACTTGAAGAACTTCCTCAATGTCCTCCTGTACTCATTCTTGGATGAGTCAGAGATGTCCTCAATCTCGACCTTTTCCATGACCTCGATTATATCCTTGGAGTTCCATGCTGCAAAGTCCTTGTCCTTGTATCTCTGGCATATGAGCCTCAAATCTATCATATAGCGGAGAGTCCTTAGGATGCCTATTCTGCCCGCAATCAGGTAGCTTTTGAACTCTCTAATTGTATTAATATTGGAGTCAGTTATGTCTGAATTAATCAAACGCCCCTCTTCTTTCGAAAGCAAAACCTTTTCTTTGTAAATTCCCATAAATTGAGAATAGGCATTTGTGATATATACATTATCCTAACGCACTGGGAATAAATAAACGTGTCCTTCCCCCGCATCATTTCTATTGGGTTTTGGGTTATAGAGAATTTGTTAATTTTAAGGCCAAATTAATCGTCTCTATTTGATTTAGGTAAGCTATAGTTTAGTATTAATAAAAATATAATGATCATGTATTAGCATATTCTAATAAAGTTAGGATAACCGAAAAACTTATAAATTGAAATAACGATTAAGATAATGGTGAGATTATGGCTGAAGAGCTAATTAAAAAAATATTGGTACCTGTGGATGGATCTAATGCTTCGCAGAAAGCCTTAGACTATGCAGGTTGGGTATCTGGTAAAACTGGAGCTAGCATAATGTTACTCCATGTAATTGACGCAGGTAAGTTCAATACTTCTTATGAAGCTATGGACAGATTTCAACCTGAGTGGGAAGATAAAATTAAAGGTACAGATGATATTAAGAGATATTCTCCATTTTTTGAAGAACAGCTAAGCTGTATGATTGAAGATCCAGTTTGCAAGAGAGGTAGCAATCTCCTTAAAGAAATGGCCAAATATGCAGAAAAATATAAAGTAAAGACAAAGACTATGATGAAACTAGGAAAAACTGTAGATACAATCATACAAGTAGCCGAAGAAGAAAATTGCGATCAGATAATTGTTGGAAAGACAGGACTTACTGGAATCAGAAAGATTGTTATGGGGAATGCAGCAGAAGACGTAGCTCAATATGCTCATTGCAG
This portion of the Methanofastidiosum sp. genome encodes:
- a CDS encoding universal stress protein; the protein is MAEELIKKILVPVDGSNASQKALDYAGWVSGKTGASIMLLHVIDAGKFNTSYEAMDRFQPEWEDKIKGTDDIKRYSPFFEEQLSCMIEDPVCKRGSNLLKEMAKYAEKYKVKTKTMMKLGKTVDTIIQVAEEENCDQIIVGKTGLTGIRKIVMGNAAEDVAQYAHCRVTVVA